In a genomic window of Myotis daubentonii chromosome 18, mMyoDau2.1, whole genome shotgun sequence:
- the CD34 gene encoding hematopoietic progenitor cell antigen CD34 isoform X2: protein MLGRRGARAGRGMPRGWTALCLLTLLPSAFTDTDNLTTVATEPSTPGMLSALPTNASNQEPVTQRTHESTTLYPVSQNSSGTTAAISESTDNFTSTSGITPVPGTVNSSAQTQTSLATIVSSTLTNFSTSEMTLEPSMSPGNISDPTFNSTSPVAFTIEPNTSFSSTPSTIKGDIRCSGVKEVKLTLAICLQLNETSTCENFKKDKGEELTQVLCKKDPAEAAASVCSLLLAQSEVNPHCLLLVLPTQTERSSKLQLLQDHQSDLRKLGIQDFTDQSVESHQRHTPKTLIALVTSGILLAVLGITGYFLMNRRSWSPTGERLELEP from the exons ATGCTGGGCCGCAGGGGCGCGCGCGCGGGGCGCGGGATGCCGCGGGGCTGGACCGCGCTCTGCCTGCTGACTCTGCTGC CCTCTGCATTCACAGATACAGATAACTTGACTACTGTTGCCACAGAGCCATCTACTCCAGGAATGCTTTCAGCTCTTCCTACAAATGCATCCAACCAGGAACCCGTAACACAAAGGACTCATGAAAGTACCACCCTCTACCCTGTCTCTCAGAACAGCAGTGGGACCACAGCAGCCATCTCAG AGTCTACAGACAATTTTACTTCTACCTCTGGGATCACCCCAGTTCCTGGAACCGTGAACTCTTCTGCCCAGACACAGACCTCTTTAGCCACCATAGTATCTTCCACCCTAACCAACTTTTCAACTTCAGAGATGACCTTGGAGCCCAGCATGTCACCTGGAAATATTTCAGACCCAACATTCAATAGCACCAGTCCTGTGGCATTTACCATTGAACCCAATACATCCTTTTCTTCTACCCCAAGTACCATCAAG GGAGACATCAGATGTTCCGGAGTCAAAGAAGTGAAATTGACCCTAGCTATCTGCCTGCAGCTAAATGAGACCTCCACCTGT GAGAACTTTAAGAAGGACAAGGGAGAGGAGCTGACCCAAGTCCTGTGTAAGAAGGATCCGGCTGAGGCTGCGGCCAGTGTGTGCTCCTTGCTCCTTGCCCAGTCCGAGGTGAACCCTCACTGCCTGCTCCTCGTCTTGCCCACCCAAACAG AACGGAGCAGCAAGTTACAACTTCTGCAAGATCACCAATCTGACCTGAGAAAG CTCGGGATCCAAGACTTCACAGACCAAAGTGTGGAAAGCCACCAGCGCCATACCCCCAAGACCCTGATCGCACTCGTCACCTCGGGGATCCTGCTGGCTGTCTTGGGCATCACTGGCTACTTCCTGATGAACCGCCGCAGCTGGAGCCCCACGGGAGAACGGCTG